Proteins encoded by one window of Deinococcus yavapaiensis KR-236:
- a CDS encoding lysophospholipid acyltransferase family protein produces the protein MTKTDVPTAKAPTVNPFMYALVCFTTGIPIYLQGTLHVEGREHVPLTGRVIVAGNHESGLDPFVIAQALPKERKVQFMAKKELFQNPVLRYVIGTGGSFPVDREGNDVGAVRTALRILQAEGMVGIFPEGTRGGTELHGGVALIALKAKAPIVPVSVAKVKRRWLVRFGAPIPPEGRIRELTERVGRTIAELRPT, from the coding sequence ATGACGAAGACCGACGTTCCAACCGCCAAGGCCCCGACGGTCAACCCGTTCATGTACGCCCTCGTCTGCTTCACGACGGGCATTCCCATCTACCTGCAAGGAACGCTGCACGTGGAAGGCCGCGAGCACGTGCCCTTGACGGGCCGCGTCATCGTCGCGGGAAACCACGAGTCGGGCCTCGATCCGTTCGTCATCGCGCAGGCGTTGCCCAAAGAGCGCAAGGTGCAGTTCATGGCCAAAAAAGAACTCTTTCAAAACCCCGTGCTGCGTTACGTCATCGGGACGGGCGGAAGCTTTCCGGTGGACCGAGAAGGCAACGACGTCGGCGCGGTTCGAACGGCGTTGAGAATCTTGCAAGCCGAAGGCATGGTCGGCATCTTCCCCGAGGGCACGCGGGGCGGCACGGAGTTGCACGGCGGTGTGGCCCTCATCGCCCTCAAAGCCAAGGCGCCGATCGTGCCCGTGAGCGTCGCGAAGGTGAAGCGACGCTGGCTCGTACGGTTCGGCGCCCCGATTCCGCCCGAGGGCCGAATCAGGGAGTTGACCGAACGCGTCGGGCGAACCATCGCCGAGCTCAGGCCGACCTGA
- the cmk gene encoding (d)CMP kinase: protein MIVTIDGVAASGKSSVAARVARELGVPFVSSGLLYRGVARLCLREHVNPDDEDALLDLVRRCPLDLRPREQGNEIWCGHQDLTGELHTHEVDETVSHVAKHPRLRDWVNEQLRHVQGSFVVEGRDMGTAVFPQANAKFYLTASPRVRAQRRVQERDEDIGEVEAALRLRDEKDAAQSAPARDAVLIDTSNLSLDDVVANVLRAVRA, encoded by the coding sequence GTGATAGTGACGATCGACGGTGTGGCCGCCTCCGGAAAGTCCAGCGTCGCCGCTCGCGTAGCGCGCGAACTCGGCGTTCCCTTCGTGAGCAGCGGCCTGCTTTACCGAGGCGTGGCGCGTCTGTGTCTGCGCGAGCATGTCAATCCCGACGACGAGGACGCGTTGCTCGACCTCGTGCGTCGCTGCCCCTTGGACTTACGGCCACGCGAGCAAGGCAACGAGATATGGTGCGGTCACCAAGACCTCACCGGCGAACTGCACACCCACGAAGTCGACGAGACCGTTTCTCACGTCGCGAAGCATCCTCGACTGCGTGACTGGGTGAACGAGCAACTGCGGCACGTGCAGGGCTCGTTCGTGGTGGAGGGACGTGACATGGGAACGGCCGTATTTCCGCAGGCGAACGCCAAGTTCTACCTCACGGCGAGTCCGCGCGTGCGAGCGCAGCGGCGCGTGCAGGAGCGTGACGAGGACATCGGCGAGGTCGAGGCGGCGTTGCGTCTGCGCGACGAGAAGGACGCGGCGCAGTCCGCGCCCGCGCGCGACGCGGTGCTGATCGACACGTCGAACCTCAGCCTCGACGACGTCGTCGCCAACGTCCTCCGGGCGGTGCGCGCATGA
- a CDS encoding peptidylprolyl isomerase codes for MKKIALLALMPLMLLSCRNDNASSDSSSDTSTKTTSEASKTDETEPKTAAEALENVATNANKTTEAAAAKPGAVPSGYTRVAAVSAKPVRTFKSEPSYQLQDGKDYAAVIDTTQGQMVIDLYEDVPTTVNSFVWLARNHFYDGIAFHRVIDGFVVQGGDPNTLKTDRNVWGQGGPGYEIPLEVRTKYNFDEKGVMGMARAQDPNSGGSQFYITLAPASNLDGQYTVFGKVVQGLDVLDKIKKYEAPAEGTPDKMLDVYIVTKNKS; via the coding sequence GTGAAGAAGATTGCTCTGCTCGCCCTCATGCCTTTGATGTTGCTGAGCTGCCGCAACGACAACGCCAGTTCCGACAGCAGCAGTGACACGTCCACGAAGACGACCAGCGAGGCGTCGAAGACGGACGAGACCGAACCCAAGACGGCCGCCGAGGCGCTGGAGAACGTCGCCACCAACGCCAACAAGACCACCGAAGCGGCCGCGGCGAAGCCCGGCGCCGTTCCCTCCGGGTACACGCGCGTCGCCGCCGTCAGCGCAAAGCCCGTGCGTACGTTCAAGTCCGAGCCTTCGTATCAACTCCAAGACGGCAAGGATTACGCCGCCGTCATCGACACGACGCAAGGGCAGATGGTCATCGACCTCTACGAGGACGTTCCCACGACCGTCAACTCCTTCGTGTGGCTCGCGCGAAACCACTTCTACGACGGCATCGCCTTTCACCGCGTGATCGACGGCTTCGTCGTGCAGGGCGGCGATCCGAACACCCTCAAGACCGACCGCAACGTTTGGGGGCAAGGCGGCCCGGGCTACGAAATTCCTTTGGAAGTCCGCACGAAGTACAACTTCGACGAGAAGGGCGTCATGGGCATGGCGCGCGCGCAAGATCCGAACTCGGGCGGCAGCCAGTTCTACATCACGCTGGCGCCCGCCTCCAATCTCGACGGGCAGTACACGGTGTTCGGCAAGGTCGTGCAAGGCCTCGACGTTCTCGACAAGATCAAGAAGTACGAGGCGCCCGCCGAGGGCACGCCCGACAAGATGCTCGACGTGTACATCGTCACGAAGAACAAGAGCTGA
- the clpP gene encoding ATP-dependent Clp protease proteolytic subunit, which translates to MSVIPYVIEQTGRGERTYDIYSRLLKDRIIFLGTPIDSQVANTIVAQLLLLESQNPEREIQLYINCPGGEVYAGLAIYDTMQYIKAPISTICVGIAMSMGSVILMAGDKGKRFALPNSRIMIHQGSAGFRGNTPDLEVQAREVLYLRDRMFDLYEKHTTAPREKLSRDMERDYFMNPQEAKAYGLIDSVVEHVRDTGMEVGVSDG; encoded by the coding sequence ATGAGCGTCATTCCATACGTGATCGAGCAGACGGGGCGCGGCGAGCGGACGTACGACATCTACTCGCGTCTACTCAAGGACCGCATCATCTTCCTCGGCACGCCGATCGACAGCCAAGTCGCGAATACCATCGTGGCGCAGCTGCTGCTGCTCGAAAGCCAGAATCCCGAGCGCGAGATCCAGTTGTACATCAACTGCCCGGGCGGCGAGGTGTACGCGGGTCTGGCGATCTACGACACGATGCAGTACATCAAGGCGCCGATCTCTACGATCTGCGTCGGCATCGCCATGAGCATGGGGAGCGTCATCCTCATGGCGGGCGACAAGGGCAAGCGTTTCGCGCTTCCCAACAGCCGCATCATGATTCACCAAGGCAGCGCGGGCTTTCGCGGCAACACGCCCGACCTCGAAGTGCAGGCGCGCGAAGTGCTGTACTTGCGCGACCGGATGTTCGACCTCTACGAGAAGCACACGACCGCGCCGCGCGAGAAGCTGTCGCGCGACATGGAGCGCGATTACTTCATGAATCCGCAGGAAGCCAAGGCGTACGGTCTGATCGACTCGGTGGTGGAGCACGTGCGTGACACGGGCATGGAAGTGGGGGTCTCCGATGGCTGA